The following coding sequences lie in one Phragmites australis chromosome 8, lpPhrAust1.1, whole genome shotgun sequence genomic window:
- the LOC133926312 gene encoding auxin-responsive protein IAA20-like isoform X2 → MELELGLALPNARPPAGEFVGLINSAAGACGKRGFGEAFGAGKATLPLFVRDGEGSDGEGGGDGVVDCEMGSKRKKLVGWPPVKCAHKRSCGGGGGYVKVKMEGVAIGRKVGVSLHGSYDELLRTLDRMFPSANQDAEEDVTRHDRRRRHPYVVTYEDGEGDWLLVGDVPWEAFAKSVKRLKILA, encoded by the exons ATGGAGCTGGAGCTCGGCCTTGCGCTGCCGAACGCGCGCCCGCCGGCCGGGGAGTTCGTCGGCCTCATCAACAGCGCGGCGGGTGCGTGCGGGAAGAGGGGGTTCGGCGAGGCGTTCGGGGCCGGCAAGGCCACGCTTCCGCTCTTCGTGCGCGACGGCGAAGGAAGCGACGGCGAGGGTGGCGGAGACGGAGTCGTCGACTGTGAAATGGGCAGCAA GAGGAAGAAGCTGGTGGGGTGGCCGCCGGTGAAGTGCGCGCACAAGCggagctgcggcggcggcggcgggtacgTGAAGGTGAAGATGGAGGGGGTGGCCATCGGCAGGAAGGTGGGCGTGTCCCTCCACGGCTCCTACGACGAGCTGCTCCGCACGCTCGACCGCATGTTCCCCTCCGCTAACCAAG ATGCAGAGGAAGACGTGACCCGGCAtgatcgtcgtcgtcgtcacccGTACGTGGTTACCTACGAGGACGGGGAAGGAGACTGGCTGCTCGTCGGAGACGTGCCGTGGGA GGCCTTTGCGAAGTCGGTCAAGCGGCTCAAAATTCTCGCGTAA
- the LOC133926312 gene encoding auxin-responsive protein IAA20-like isoform X1 has protein sequence MELELGLALPNARPPAGEFVGLINSAAGACGKRGFGEAFGAGKATLPLFVRDGEGSDGEGGGDGVVDCEMGSKRKKLVGWPPVKCAHKRSCGGGGGYVKVKMEGVAIGRKVGVSLHGSYDELLRTLDRMFPSANQGAHRPRPATVAVLPPPPLAQTTMHYSLGVADIAHWKLELNACNCSQLSTVSVLHFRTKFLSFLFTNLLKKQLEMRKKNRKENKKKRNKKI, from the exons ATGGAGCTGGAGCTCGGCCTTGCGCTGCCGAACGCGCGCCCGCCGGCCGGGGAGTTCGTCGGCCTCATCAACAGCGCGGCGGGTGCGTGCGGGAAGAGGGGGTTCGGCGAGGCGTTCGGGGCCGGCAAGGCCACGCTTCCGCTCTTCGTGCGCGACGGCGAAGGAAGCGACGGCGAGGGTGGCGGAGACGGAGTCGTCGACTGTGAAATGGGCAGCAA GAGGAAGAAGCTGGTGGGGTGGCCGCCGGTGAAGTGCGCGCACAAGCggagctgcggcggcggcggcgggtacgTGAAGGTGAAGATGGAGGGGGTGGCCATCGGCAGGAAGGTGGGCGTGTCCCTCCACGGCTCCTACGACGAGCTGCTCCGCACGCTCGACCGCATGTTCCCCTCCGCTAACCAAGGTGCGCACCGCCCGCGGCCGGCGACCGTGGCTGTCTTACCTCCACCGCCGTTAGCTCAGACAACAATGCACTACTCACTGGGAGTAGCGGACATAGCTCACTGGAAATTAGAACTGAATGCATGCAACTGCAGCCAGCTTTCAACGGTTTCGGTCCTTCATTTCAGAACGAAATTCCTCTCATTTCTTTTTacaaatcttttaaaaaaacagttagagatgagaaaaaaaaacaggaaagagaataaaaagaaacgaaataaaaaaatatga
- the LOC133926313 gene encoding PTI1-like tyrosine-protein kinase At3g15890 isoform X3, whose product MQPKLSRAARRLLCCGGAAGGEDLSDEGSGSLRWVFSLRELRSATNSFNYDNTIGEGPLGSVYWGQVWDGSQIAVKRLKNAKNGTEVEFASEVEILGRIRHKNLLSLRGYCADGPERILVYDYMANSSLYAHLHGTHSAECLLDWRRRASIAIGASRALLNNSQVLSHRYLHNHATPQIIHGGIKATNVLLDSDFQAHVGDFGLIRLIPDGMDHEKIASENQRGYLAPEYIMFGKPTSGCDVYSFGIILLELASGKRPIEKTGSVKTYGIRNWVLRLAKEGRYDEIADSKLSDKYSESELKRMVLIGLACTHSEPEKRPTMLEVVPLLKGESKEMLLKLETDELFRPDLTVSSHGTSTPDGSTDSVPKKDELGGA is encoded by the exons ATGCAACCGAAGCTGTCGCGGGCCGCCCGCAGGCTCCTCTGCTGCGGTGGGGCCGCCGGAGGGGAGGACCT GTCTGATGAAGGAAGTGGATCATTGAGGTGGGTATTCTCGTTGAGGGAGCTTAGATCGGCGACAAATAGCTTCAATTACGACAACACGATTGGAGAAGGGCCACTTGGGAGTGTGTATTGGGGACAAGTCTGGGATGGCTCTCAG ATTGCTGTTAAGAGGTTGAAGAATGCAAAAAATGGCACGGAAGTGGAATTTGCTTCAGAAGTCGAGATTCTGGGAAGAATAAGACACAAAAACCTTCTGAGTTTACGTGGATATTGTGCGGATGGACCTGAACGCATTCTGGTGTATGACTATATGGCAAACTCAAGTCTCTATGCACATCTTCATGGAACACATTCTGCGGAGTGCCTTCTTGACTGGCGGAGGAGAGCATCAATTGCCATTGGTGCTTCTCGTGCTCTCTT AAATAACTCGCAGGTGCTTTCTCACAGGTATCTTCACAACCATGCAACACCTCAGATAATCCATGGGGGCATCAAAGCCACCAACGTGCTTCTGGATTCAGACTTCCAGGCTCACGTTGGTGACTTCGGTCTAATAAGGCTTATTCCTGATGGAATGGACCATGAAAAGATAGCCAGTGAAAACCAACGAGGGTATCTTGCTCCTGAGTACATTATGTTTGGAAAACCAACATCAGGTTGTGATGTATACAGCTTTGGAATAATACTATTGGAGCTTGCTAGTGGCAAAAGGCCAATAGAAAAGACAGGCTCCGTTAAGACATATGGAATTCGAAATTGGGTGCTCCGGTTGGCAAAAGAGGGTAGATATGATGAAATTGCAGACTCAAAACTTAGTGATAAGTATTCTGAATCTGAATTGAAAAGAATGGTGTTAATTGGGCTagcatgcacgcattcagaacCCGAAAAGAGACCGACAATGCTTGAAGTTGTGCCCTTGCTGAAAGGCGAATCGAAAGAGATGCTTCTGAAGCTTGAAACAGATGAGTTGTTCAGGCCAGACTTGACCGTGAGTTCCCACGGAACATCAACTCCAGATGGGAGCACAGACTCTGTGCCAAAGAAAGATGAATTGGGTGGGGCATGA
- the LOC133926313 gene encoding PTI1-like tyrosine-protein kinase At3g15890 isoform X4, which yields MQPKLSRAARRLLCCGGAAGGEDLSDEGSGSLRWVFSLRELRSATNSFNYDNTIGEGPLGSVYWGQVWDGSQIAVKRLKNAKNGTEVEFASEVEILGRIRHKNLLSLRGYCADGPERILVYDYMANSSLYAHLHGTHSAECLLDWRRRASIAIGASRALLYLHNHATPQIIHGGIKATNVLLDSDFQAHVGDFGLIRLIPDGMDHEKIASENQRGYLAPEYIMFGKPTSGCDVYSFGIILLELASGKRPIEKTGSVKTYGIRNWVLRLAKEGRYDEIADSKLSDKYSESELKRMVLIGLACTHSEPEKRPTMLEVVPLLKGESKEMLLKLETDELFRPDLTVSSHGTSTPDGSTDSVPKKDELGGA from the exons ATGCAACCGAAGCTGTCGCGGGCCGCCCGCAGGCTCCTCTGCTGCGGTGGGGCCGCCGGAGGGGAGGACCT GTCTGATGAAGGAAGTGGATCATTGAGGTGGGTATTCTCGTTGAGGGAGCTTAGATCGGCGACAAATAGCTTCAATTACGACAACACGATTGGAGAAGGGCCACTTGGGAGTGTGTATTGGGGACAAGTCTGGGATGGCTCTCAG ATTGCTGTTAAGAGGTTGAAGAATGCAAAAAATGGCACGGAAGTGGAATTTGCTTCAGAAGTCGAGATTCTGGGAAGAATAAGACACAAAAACCTTCTGAGTTTACGTGGATATTGTGCGGATGGACCTGAACGCATTCTGGTGTATGACTATATGGCAAACTCAAGTCTCTATGCACATCTTCATGGAACACATTCTGCGGAGTGCCTTCTTGACTGGCGGAGGAGAGCATCAATTGCCATTGGTGCTTCTCGTGCTCTCTT GTATCTTCACAACCATGCAACACCTCAGATAATCCATGGGGGCATCAAAGCCACCAACGTGCTTCTGGATTCAGACTTCCAGGCTCACGTTGGTGACTTCGGTCTAATAAGGCTTATTCCTGATGGAATGGACCATGAAAAGATAGCCAGTGAAAACCAACGAGGGTATCTTGCTCCTGAGTACATTATGTTTGGAAAACCAACATCAGGTTGTGATGTATACAGCTTTGGAATAATACTATTGGAGCTTGCTAGTGGCAAAAGGCCAATAGAAAAGACAGGCTCCGTTAAGACATATGGAATTCGAAATTGGGTGCTCCGGTTGGCAAAAGAGGGTAGATATGATGAAATTGCAGACTCAAAACTTAGTGATAAGTATTCTGAATCTGAATTGAAAAGAATGGTGTTAATTGGGCTagcatgcacgcattcagaacCCGAAAAGAGACCGACAATGCTTGAAGTTGTGCCCTTGCTGAAAGGCGAATCGAAAGAGATGCTTCTGAAGCTTGAAACAGATGAGTTGTTCAGGCCAGACTTGACCGTGAGTTCCCACGGAACATCAACTCCAGATGGGAGCACAGACTCTGTGCCAAAGAAAGATGAATTGGGTGGGGCATGA
- the LOC133926313 gene encoding PTI1-like tyrosine-protein kinase At3g15890 isoform X2 translates to MIHLYARIRQICSRCRRDWVSMEVDGRLIGSTSSCISWLWFVRSDEGSGSLRWVFSLRELRSATNSFNYDNTIGEGPLGSVYWGQVWDGSQIAVKRLKNAKNGTEVEFASEVEILGRIRHKNLLSLRGYCADGPERILVYDYMANSSLYAHLHGTHSAECLLDWRRRASIAIGASRALLYLHNHATPQIIHGGIKATNVLLDSDFQAHVGDFGLIRLIPDGMDHEKIASENQRGYLAPEYIMFGKPTSGCDVYSFGIILLELASGKRPIEKTGSVKTYGIRNWVLRLAKEGRYDEIADSKLSDKYSESELKRMVLIGLACTHSEPEKRPTMLEVVPLLKGESKEMLLKLETDELFRPDLTVSSHGTSTPDGSTDSVPKKDELGGA, encoded by the exons ATGATCCATCTCTATGCCCGGATTAGGCAAATTTGTTCTAGGTGCAGAAGGGACTGGGTATCGATGGAAGTAGATGGAAGGTTAATTGGTAGTacctcttcatgtatttcatggCTTTGGTTTGTCAGGTCTGATGAAGGAAGTGGATCATTGAGGTGGGTATTCTCGTTGAGGGAGCTTAGATCGGCGACAAATAGCTTCAATTACGACAACACGATTGGAGAAGGGCCACTTGGGAGTGTGTATTGGGGACAAGTCTGGGATGGCTCTCAG ATTGCTGTTAAGAGGTTGAAGAATGCAAAAAATGGCACGGAAGTGGAATTTGCTTCAGAAGTCGAGATTCTGGGAAGAATAAGACACAAAAACCTTCTGAGTTTACGTGGATATTGTGCGGATGGACCTGAACGCATTCTGGTGTATGACTATATGGCAAACTCAAGTCTCTATGCACATCTTCATGGAACACATTCTGCGGAGTGCCTTCTTGACTGGCGGAGGAGAGCATCAATTGCCATTGGTGCTTCTCGTGCTCTCTT GTATCTTCACAACCATGCAACACCTCAGATAATCCATGGGGGCATCAAAGCCACCAACGTGCTTCTGGATTCAGACTTCCAGGCTCACGTTGGTGACTTCGGTCTAATAAGGCTTATTCCTGATGGAATGGACCATGAAAAGATAGCCAGTGAAAACCAACGAGGGTATCTTGCTCCTGAGTACATTATGTTTGGAAAACCAACATCAGGTTGTGATGTATACAGCTTTGGAATAATACTATTGGAGCTTGCTAGTGGCAAAAGGCCAATAGAAAAGACAGGCTCCGTTAAGACATATGGAATTCGAAATTGGGTGCTCCGGTTGGCAAAAGAGGGTAGATATGATGAAATTGCAGACTCAAAACTTAGTGATAAGTATTCTGAATCTGAATTGAAAAGAATGGTGTTAATTGGGCTagcatgcacgcattcagaacCCGAAAAGAGACCGACAATGCTTGAAGTTGTGCCCTTGCTGAAAGGCGAATCGAAAGAGATGCTTCTGAAGCTTGAAACAGATGAGTTGTTCAGGCCAGACTTGACCGTGAGTTCCCACGGAACATCAACTCCAGATGGGAGCACAGACTCTGTGCCAAAGAAAGATGAATTGGGTGGGGCATGA
- the LOC133926313 gene encoding PTI1-like tyrosine-protein kinase At3g15890 isoform X1 yields the protein MIHLYARIRQICSRCRRDWVSMEVDGRLIGSTSSCISWLWFVRSDEGSGSLRWVFSLRELRSATNSFNYDNTIGEGPLGSVYWGQVWDGSQIAVKRLKNAKNGTEVEFASEVEILGRIRHKNLLSLRGYCADGPERILVYDYMANSSLYAHLHGTHSAECLLDWRRRASIAIGASRALLNNSQVLSHRYLHNHATPQIIHGGIKATNVLLDSDFQAHVGDFGLIRLIPDGMDHEKIASENQRGYLAPEYIMFGKPTSGCDVYSFGIILLELASGKRPIEKTGSVKTYGIRNWVLRLAKEGRYDEIADSKLSDKYSESELKRMVLIGLACTHSEPEKRPTMLEVVPLLKGESKEMLLKLETDELFRPDLTVSSHGTSTPDGSTDSVPKKDELGGA from the exons ATGATCCATCTCTATGCCCGGATTAGGCAAATTTGTTCTAGGTGCAGAAGGGACTGGGTATCGATGGAAGTAGATGGAAGGTTAATTGGTAGTacctcttcatgtatttcatggCTTTGGTTTGTCAGGTCTGATGAAGGAAGTGGATCATTGAGGTGGGTATTCTCGTTGAGGGAGCTTAGATCGGCGACAAATAGCTTCAATTACGACAACACGATTGGAGAAGGGCCACTTGGGAGTGTGTATTGGGGACAAGTCTGGGATGGCTCTCAG ATTGCTGTTAAGAGGTTGAAGAATGCAAAAAATGGCACGGAAGTGGAATTTGCTTCAGAAGTCGAGATTCTGGGAAGAATAAGACACAAAAACCTTCTGAGTTTACGTGGATATTGTGCGGATGGACCTGAACGCATTCTGGTGTATGACTATATGGCAAACTCAAGTCTCTATGCACATCTTCATGGAACACATTCTGCGGAGTGCCTTCTTGACTGGCGGAGGAGAGCATCAATTGCCATTGGTGCTTCTCGTGCTCTCTT AAATAACTCGCAGGTGCTTTCTCACAGGTATCTTCACAACCATGCAACACCTCAGATAATCCATGGGGGCATCAAAGCCACCAACGTGCTTCTGGATTCAGACTTCCAGGCTCACGTTGGTGACTTCGGTCTAATAAGGCTTATTCCTGATGGAATGGACCATGAAAAGATAGCCAGTGAAAACCAACGAGGGTATCTTGCTCCTGAGTACATTATGTTTGGAAAACCAACATCAGGTTGTGATGTATACAGCTTTGGAATAATACTATTGGAGCTTGCTAGTGGCAAAAGGCCAATAGAAAAGACAGGCTCCGTTAAGACATATGGAATTCGAAATTGGGTGCTCCGGTTGGCAAAAGAGGGTAGATATGATGAAATTGCAGACTCAAAACTTAGTGATAAGTATTCTGAATCTGAATTGAAAAGAATGGTGTTAATTGGGCTagcatgcacgcattcagaacCCGAAAAGAGACCGACAATGCTTGAAGTTGTGCCCTTGCTGAAAGGCGAATCGAAAGAGATGCTTCTGAAGCTTGAAACAGATGAGTTGTTCAGGCCAGACTTGACCGTGAGTTCCCACGGAACATCAACTCCAGATGGGAGCACAGACTCTGTGCCAAAGAAAGATGAATTGGGTGGGGCATGA